A genomic stretch from Falco cherrug isolate bFalChe1 chromosome 1, bFalChe1.pri, whole genome shotgun sequence includes:
- the VTN gene encoding vitronectin has product MPGPGRSHAPARTVTGGLRSRLPRMRLLFPALVLALLAAAWAAEDSCVGRCEDGFNAQHKCQCDTLCMYYQSCCSDYSTVCKAKVTRGDVFALPEDDYLDYNLTIDLGTPESTMADTTELPTPPLSVQPTPQSKPDPEETVDVPVDDVVSTTPDEVGEHDPVEEPEELCSRKPFDAFTDLKNGSIYAFRGKYFYELDETSVRPGYPKLISDVWGIEGPIDAAFTRINCQGKTYLFKGSQYWRFDDGALDPGYPRNISEGFEGIPNNVNAAFALPAHSYHGNERVYFFKDKYYWSYDFANQPTQADCEKSSPSTVFNHYAFLNRDSWEDVFQILFGGRMTGASSPRYISRDWRGVPSRLDAAMAGRIYVASHQPRRRKSRRQRKRYKSHRSLNLGFWGWLQNDSDSAGVESDWLSGSQCETLQSVYFFVGDKYYRVNLRTKRVDLVQPRYPRSIAQYWLDCPQPGEEST; this is encoded by the exons ATGCCGGGCCCTGGCCGCAGCCACGCTCCAGCCCGCACAGTCACAGGAGGGCTGCGCTCCCGGCTGCCCAGGATGAGGCTGCTCTTCCCGGCCCTGGTGCTGGCCCTGCTCGCcgctgcctgggctgctgaaG ACTCCTGTGTGGGCCGCTGCGAGGATGGCTTCAACGCGCAGCACAAGTGCCAGTGCGACACCCTTTGCATGTACtaccagagctgctgcagcgaCTACTCCACCGTCTGCAAAGCCAAAG TGACCCGAGGGGATGTGTTTGCCTTGCCGGAGGATGACTACCTTGACTACAACCTCACCATCGACTTGGGCACGCCAGAGAGCACCATGGCAGACACCACGGAACTGCCCACACCCCCGTTGTCGGTGCAGCCTACACCGCAGAGCAAGCCAGACCCTGAGGAGACAGTGGATGTGCCTGTGGATGATGTGGTCAGCACCACACCAGATGAGGTCGGGGAGCACGACCCCGTGGAAGAGCCTGAggagctgtgcagcaggaaacCGTTTGATGCCTTCACCGACCTGAAGAATGGTTCCATTTACGCTTTCCGAG ggAAGTACTTCTATGAGCTGGACGAGACAAGTGTGCGGCCTGGCTACCCCAAGCTCATCAGCGACGTCTGGGGCATCGAGGGCCCCATCGATGCAGCTTTCACACGCATCAACTGCCAGGGCAAGACTTACCTCTTCAAG ggcagccagtACTGGCGCTTTGACGATGGAGCCCTGGACCCCGGGTACCCACGCAACATCTCCGAGGGCTTTGAAGGCATCCCGAACAACGTCAACGCGGCCTTCGCCCTCCCGGCGCACAGCTACCATGGCAATGAACGAGTCTATTTCTTCAAGG ACAAGTACTACTGGTCCTATGACTTTGCCAACCAGCCCACGCAGGCCGACTGTGAGAAGTCCTCCCCCTCCACCGTGTTCAACCACTATGCCTTCCTGAACCGTGACAGCTGGGAAGACGTCTTCCAGATCCTCTTTGGTGGAAGAATGA CGGGGGCGAGCAGTCCGCGGTACATCAGCAGGGACTGGAGGGGGGTGCCCAGCCGGCTGGATGCCGCCATGGCCGGCAGGATCTACGTGGCCTCCCACCAGCCCCGCAGGAGGAAGTCTCGCCGCCAGCGCAAGAGGTACAAGAGCCACCGGTCACTGAATTTGGGGTTCTGGGGCTGGCTGCAAAACGACTCTGACTCTGCGGGTGTTGAAAGCGACTGGCTGTCCGGTTCCCAGTGCGAGACCCTCCAGAGCGTCTACTTCTTTGTAGGAG ACAAATACTACCGCGTCAACCTGCGCACCAAGCGCGTGGACCTGGTGCAGCCCCGCTACCCGCGCTCCATCGCCCAGTACTGGCTGGACTGCCCGCAGCCGGGGGAGGAGAGCACCTGA